A genomic window from Yoonia sp. R2331 includes:
- a CDS encoding DNA recombination protein RmuC — protein sequence MIEIAGQSIDLSEPAVIGIIVAAVLAALIVVLLILAVRRAGQSAQAVNFVATQVSRLGDDVQVLNANQSQLAGNIQTVSDAQATAQVRVIQTMETRLAEVNAQVAERLADNALKSARAMSEMQEKMKETLTGSSEKSTKQLTELQERLATIDKAQSNIEKLSGDVLTLQDILSNKQRRGMFGEIQLTDIVSKALPADAYALQATLSNGKRADCLIHLPNPPGPIVIDAKFPFEAYEALASAETPEMQKIALRDLGNAVRVHIKAISEKYIIEGETADGAIMFLPSEAVYAELHARLPAIVREGFDARVWIVSPTTCMATLNTMRAILKDARMREQTGAIRKELALLGGDVDRLVTRVGNLDKHFAQASKDVEDIKISAGKAGKRANRLGNFDFEELAPDADDKVVPLAPPGT from the coding sequence ATGATTGAAATCGCAGGACAATCAATCGACCTGAGCGAACCGGCCGTTATCGGGATCATCGTCGCTGCCGTCTTGGCGGCGCTGATCGTGGTCCTGCTGATCCTTGCAGTCCGCCGCGCCGGGCAATCGGCGCAGGCCGTCAATTTTGTTGCCACGCAAGTCAGCCGTCTGGGCGACGACGTGCAGGTGCTGAACGCGAACCAAAGCCAGTTGGCGGGCAACATTCAGACAGTCAGCGACGCGCAGGCCACGGCACAGGTGCGCGTGATCCAGACGATGGAGACCCGGCTGGCCGAGGTAAATGCGCAAGTGGCCGAACGGCTGGCCGACAACGCGCTGAAATCTGCGCGCGCGATGTCGGAAATGCAGGAAAAGATGAAGGAGACCCTGACCGGGTCGTCCGAAAAATCGACCAAGCAGCTGACCGAATTGCAAGAACGGCTGGCGACCATCGACAAGGCGCAATCGAACATCGAAAAGCTGTCAGGCGATGTGCTGACCTTGCAGGACATCCTGTCCAACAAGCAGCGGCGCGGCATGTTCGGCGAAATCCAACTGACCGATATTGTGTCCAAGGCGCTGCCAGCGGATGCTTATGCCCTGCAAGCGACGCTTTCCAACGGCAAGCGCGCGGATTGTCTGATCCATCTGCCCAATCCGCCGGGGCCGATTGTGATTGACGCGAAATTCCCGTTTGAGGCCTACGAGGCGCTCGCCTCTGCCGAGACGCCCGAGATGCAGAAGATCGCGCTGCGCGATCTGGGCAATGCGGTGCGGGTGCATATCAAGGCGATATCCGAGAAGTACATCATCGAAGGTGAGACCGCCGATGGTGCGATCATGTTTCTACCCAGCGAAGCAGTCTATGCAGAGCTTCACGCGCGCTTGCCTGCCATCGTGCGCGAAGGGTTCGATGCGCGGGTCTGGATCGTCTCGCCCACAACCTGCATGGCGACATTGAACACCATGCGCGCGATCCTAAAAGATGCGCGAATGCGGGAACAGACCGGGGCGATCCGCAAGGAATTGGCGCTATTGGGCGGGGACGTTGATCGTTTGGTCACCCGTGTCGGCAACTTGGACAAGCATTTTGCGCAAGCCTCAAAGGACGTCGAGGACATCAAAATTTCCGCAGGCAAGGCGGGCAAACGTGCAAACCGGCTGGGAAATTTCGACTTTGAGGAACTTGCCCCCGATGCCGACGACAAGGTGGTGCCCCTTGCGCCCCCCGGCACCTGA
- a CDS encoding ATP-binding protein, translated as MRHLNLVPIAILVACTLGVYWASYTYFSAQVREQAAARLTLYRSTVEAELRHFAHLPFLLSQDPFVAATLQGGDTTALDRRLARFAQSAGLDAIYLMDDAGLTISASNAAAANSFVGQNYAFRPYFQAARDGALGEFYGIGATTGIPGYFYALAVQSRAAAEGVIAIKLDLSALQNSWQASGERIMLTNADGVVLLASDPAWRYRVLDPLTADQRDRIIASRQFGQEPLDPLDWTRDITAQTANVGGKHLLYLRTRDLPNDWSLHFFVPDDQAVTRASLSAGFVLLMGVLGLIALQVRRVRSIGAALQKSEEDQALLRSANARLAVEIEERRAAEQNLQKTQAELERAGRLAALGQLASSVTHELGQPIAAMRNRLAAAEMTSGPSTLNDKMQGLVARMEDITRQLKFFSRKGRDKFEKIDLAAAMTNALDLLEPTIAHTGATVDFQRPTSDVTLWANALRIEQVMTNIVRNALDAMEDAAERRIAIEMGQADDDVWFSVADSGHGLGDQSFDDLREPFATTRESGRGMGLGLTISAGIVSDHGGTITASDRAQGGALFRVTLPRNTGEASP; from the coding sequence ATGCGGCACCTGAACCTTGTCCCGATTGCGATCCTGGTCGCCTGCACATTGGGTGTGTATTGGGCGTCCTACACCTATTTCAGCGCGCAGGTCCGTGAACAAGCCGCCGCCCGCCTGACGCTGTATCGCAGCACGGTCGAGGCAGAGCTGCGCCACTTTGCCCATCTGCCGTTCCTTTTGTCGCAAGACCCGTTTGTTGCGGCCACCCTGCAAGGCGGCGATACCACCGCGCTTGACCGGCGACTGGCACGCTTTGCGCAAAGTGCGGGGCTGGATGCGATCTATCTGATGGACGATGCGGGGCTGACGATCTCGGCCTCGAACGCGGCGGCTGCCAACAGCTTTGTCGGGCAAAACTATGCGTTCCGTCCGTATTTTCAGGCGGCCCGCGATGGCGCACTGGGCGAGTTCTATGGCATCGGGGCCACCACCGGCATTCCGGGGTATTTCTATGCACTGGCGGTGCAATCGCGCGCGGCGGCGGAGGGCGTCATCGCGATCAAGCTGGATCTGTCCGCGCTGCAAAACAGCTGGCAAGCCTCGGGCGAGCGGATCATGCTGACCAATGCCGATGGTGTGGTACTTCTGGCCTCTGATCCGGCGTGGCGCTACCGCGTGCTGGACCCGCTGACAGCGGATCAGCGCGACCGGATTATCGCATCCCGCCAGTTTGGGCAGGAGCCGCTGGACCCGCTGGACTGGACCCGCGACATCACGGCCCAAACGGCCAATGTGGGTGGCAAGCATTTGCTGTATCTGCGCACCCGTGATCTGCCCAACGACTGGTCGCTGCATTTCTTTGTGCCCGACGATCAGGCCGTTACCCGCGCCTCGCTCAGTGCGGGGTTCGTGCTGCTGATGGGTGTGCTGGGGTTGATCGCGTTGCAGGTGCGTCGGGTGCGCAGCATCGGCGCAGCTTTGCAAAAGTCGGAAGAGGATCAGGCGCTGTTGCGGTCCGCCAACGCGCGTCTTGCTGTCGAGATCGAGGAACGCCGCGCCGCGGAACAGAACCTGCAAAAGACCCAAGCAGAATTGGAGCGCGCCGGGCGGTTGGCAGCCTTGGGGCAACTGGCGTCATCGGTCACGCACGAATTGGGTCAACCAATTGCGGCCATGCGTAATCGGTTGGCAGCGGCCGAAATGACCTCCGGGCCTAGTACGCTGAACGACAAAATGCAGGGCCTTGTGGCCCGGATGGAGGACATCACCCGGCAGCTAAAGTTCTTTTCCCGTAAAGGCCGGGACAAGTTCGAAAAGATCGACCTTGCGGCGGCGATGACCAATGCGCTGGATCTGCTGGAGCCCACGATCGCACATACCGGTGCGACGGTGGACTTTCAGCGCCCGACATCCGATGTCACGCTTTGGGCCAACGCGCTGCGGATCGAACAGGTGATGACAAATATCGTGCGTAACGCGTTGGACGCGATGGAGGATGCTGCCGAACGCCGCATCGCGATTGAGATGGGGCAGGCGGATGATGACGTCTGGTTCTCCGTCGCAGACAGCGGCCATGGCCTGGGGGATCAGTCATTTGACGACCTGCGCGAACCCTTTGCCACCACGCGCGAAAGCGGGCGGGGCATGGGACTGGGCCTGACGATTTCAGCCGGGATCGTGTCAGACCATGGCGGCACGATCACCGCATCCGACCGCGCGCAGGGCGGCGCGTTGTTCCGGGTCACCTTGCCGCGCAACACCGGGGAGGCATCGCCATGA
- a CDS encoding NAD(P)/FAD-dependent oxidoreductase: MPFETATAAPRKVAVIGAGISGMGAAHLLAKDHRVVLFEAANRLGGHARTRMAGPNRDVAVDTGFIVFNYANYPKLTALFDHLDVPVEKSTMSFGASFDGGRFEYALTSLDALFAQRMNALSPKFLRLVRDLLHFNKHGLAAAADESLTVGGLLAKLGLSDFFRDHYLLPFSGAIWSTPKEQIMDFPAYALLRFFDNHALLGVHGQHQWYTVTGGGIEYVNRLGTDMARRGVDIRLGIPIQTVRRTPFGVDVKAGGDWESFDEIIFATHSDDTLAMLSDPTPSEKATLGAIRYQPNDIVLHSDTAVMPKRRQVWSSWIYTEDRGKQSDQIDLTYWMNSLQPSISGGDYMVTLNSTRPIRDDLIWDTATLRHPVYDMAALAAQKTAAAINGSNRTWFCGAWMKNGFHEDGLSSAYDVVHALNAVERLEMAAE, from the coding sequence ATGCCATTTGAAACTGCAACTGCGGCCCCCCGTAAGGTGGCCGTCATCGGGGCTGGCATATCCGGCATGGGGGCGGCACATTTGCTGGCCAAAGACCACCGCGTGGTTCTGTTCGAAGCGGCAAACCGGCTGGGGGGCCATGCGCGTACTCGTATGGCGGGGCCAAACCGCGACGTGGCTGTGGACACCGGGTTTATCGTCTTCAACTACGCCAACTACCCCAAACTGACCGCCCTTTTTGACCACCTTGATGTGCCGGTCGAGAAGAGCACGATGAGCTTTGGCGCCAGCTTTGACGGGGGCCGCTTTGAATATGCGCTGACCTCGCTGGATGCGCTATTCGCGCAGCGGATGAACGCGCTAAGCCCCAAGTTTTTGCGACTGGTCCGTGACCTTTTGCATTTCAACAAACACGGGCTGGCAGCTGCAGCGGACGAAAGCCTGACCGTGGGTGGGTTGCTTGCGAAACTGGGCCTATCGGATTTCTTTCGCGATCACTATCTTTTGCCGTTCTCTGGCGCGATCTGGTCAACCCCCAAGGAACAGATCATGGATTTCCCGGCCTATGCGCTGCTGCGGTTCTTCGACAATCACGCGCTTTTGGGCGTGCATGGTCAGCACCAGTGGTACACCGTGACCGGTGGCGGCATTGAATATGTGAACCGTCTGGGCACAGACATGGCGCGGCGCGGCGTTGATATCCGCCTTGGCATCCCGATCCAAACCGTGCGCCGCACGCCCTTTGGCGTTGACGTCAAGGCAGGCGGAGATTGGGAAAGCTTTGACGAGATCATCTTTGCCACCCATTCCGACGACACGCTGGCGATGTTGTCTGACCCGACGCCATCGGAAAAGGCCACGCTGGGCGCGATCCGCTATCAGCCCAACGACATTGTCCTGCATTCCGACACCGCTGTAATGCCCAAGCGAAGACAGGTCTGGTCGTCGTGGATCTATACTGAGGATCGCGGCAAGCAGTCGGATCAGATCGACCTGACCTATTGGATGAATTCGCTGCAGCCGTCGATCAGCGGTGGTGACTATATGGTGACGCTCAATTCCACGCGGCCCATTCGCGATGATCTGATCTGGGACACCGCCACCCTGCGGCATCCGGTTTATGATATGGCCGCACTCGCAGCCCAGAAAACCGCGGCAGCGATCAACGGATCAAACCGCACATGGTTCTGCGGTGCGTGGATGAAGAATGGCTTTCACGAGGACGGGCTGTCGTCTGCTTATGACGTGGTCCATGCCCTGAATGCGGTTGAACGGTTGGAGATGGCAGCAGAGTGA
- a CDS encoding MFS transporter has translation MSAVRDRLPAYSLFAAIISAAGLPIYIYAPAYYAESYGVSLTALGAVLFVLRLIDVVQDPVLGWISERLNRSKALAVTGGVALLAISMIGLFAVAPPIPAIWWFAITVTGLFSAFSFLTINFYAQGIAKAGPDPAGHVRLAAWRETGALLGVCIAAIVPTVLMGMTESPFAIFAYGFAALTALAALYMWPEWTGRTSSAPMGIRDILSDPLAKRLLILALFNATPLAVSSTLFLFYVDDRLGAVGWEGPLLVLFFLAAAMSAPLWSRLAARFGPKPVLLTAMVLAILSFGYTLTLGTGDLIQFSIVCVLSGATIGADLTLLPAMFAKRMAQVSPNGGQGFGLWSLVNKLTLAFAAVVLLPLLEQAGFAAGAETNPQAALTMLTLLYAGVPCLLKLVAIGLLVATKLEDR, from the coding sequence GTGAGCGCCGTGCGCGACCGCCTGCCCGCCTATTCACTCTTTGCCGCCATCATCAGCGCCGCAGGGCTGCCGATCTATATCTATGCGCCAGCCTATTACGCTGAATCCTATGGTGTCAGTCTGACAGCACTGGGTGCGGTGCTGTTTGTGCTGCGGCTGATTGATGTGGTGCAGGACCCGGTGCTGGGCTGGATCAGCGAACGCCTGAACCGGAGCAAAGCGCTCGCCGTGACTGGTGGCGTGGCACTTCTGGCGATTTCGATGATCGGGCTATTTGCCGTGGCCCCGCCGATCCCGGCGATCTGGTGGTTCGCCATCACCGTCACAGGCCTATTCAGTGCGTTCAGCTTTCTGACCATCAACTTTTACGCGCAAGGCATCGCGAAGGCGGGGCCGGACCCCGCGGGCCACGTCCGGCTTGCGGCATGGCGGGAAACCGGCGCGCTTTTGGGGGTCTGCATCGCGGCGATTGTGCCCACTGTGTTGATGGGGATGACCGAAAGCCCTTTCGCGATTTTTGCCTATGGCTTTGCCGCGCTGACAGCCCTGGCCGCGCTTTATATGTGGCCCGAGTGGACCGGGCGCACGTCATCGGCACCTATGGGCATCCGCGACATTTTGTCCGACCCCTTGGCCAAACGCCTTCTGATCTTGGCGCTGTTCAACGCCACACCGCTGGCCGTCAGTTCCACCCTGTTCCTGTTCTACGTCGATGACCGTTTGGGCGCGGTTGGCTGGGAAGGCCCTTTATTGGTGCTGTTTTTTCTGGCTGCGGCCATGTCCGCCCCGCTTTGGTCGCGCCTTGCGGCGCGCTTTGGCCCCAAGCCGGTGCTGCTGACGGCGATGGTGCTGGCGATCTTGTCATTTGGCTACACGCTGACATTGGGCACAGGCGACCTGATCCAGTTCAGCATTGTCTGCGTACTAAGTGGTGCAACGATCGGAGCAGACCTGACCCTCCTCCCTGCCATGTTTGCAAAACGCATGGCGCAGGTTTCTCCAAACGGTGGGCAGGGTTTTGGGCTTTGGTCGCTGGTGAACAAACTGACGCTGGCCTTTGCCGCTGTGGTGCTTTTGCCGCTGCTGGAACAGGCCGGATTTGCCGCAGGGGCAGAGACCAACCCGCAGGCGGCGCTGACAATGCTGACGCTCCTTTACGCAGGGGTGCCATGCCTTTTGAAACTCGTGGCAATTGGCCTGCTGGTCGCCACCAAATTAGAGGACAGATAA
- a CDS encoding fatty acid desaturase, whose protein sequence is MTKTTTPAIDTARDWVRVLAKYREPNTLRSSFELAISLVPFVAFWVLACWVANYSYLGAFLISVVNGGFLLRLFCIQHDCGHGSFFDNRNVSDWVGRSLGVLTLTPYDVWRRSHAIHHSHAGDLAHRGLGDIMTLTVEEYHQRSRFGRFLYRAYRHPIVMFGIGPSYIFLLQNRVPKGFMDQGRSYWISAMGTNASILLIMSVIVYFGGWAALFLVMLPSSLVAASIGVWLFYVQHQFEQTHWDEHDDWQLHEAALHGSSHYDLPLILRWFSANIGIHHVHHLYSRIPFYRLNEVLRDHEELVDCSRMTLLESFKCAQLDLWDSANRRLVSFKAARALAHA, encoded by the coding sequence ATGACAAAAACAACAACGCCCGCCATCGACACGGCCCGCGACTGGGTCCGCGTCCTCGCCAAATATCGTGAACCCAACACGTTGCGCAGCTCGTTTGAGCTTGCGATTTCCTTGGTGCCATTTGTGGCGTTTTGGGTGCTGGCCTGTTGGGTCGCAAACTATAGCTACCTTGGGGCCTTTCTGATCTCGGTTGTGAATGGTGGTTTTTTGCTGCGGCTCTTTTGCATTCAGCATGATTGCGGCCACGGGTCGTTCTTTGACAATCGTAATGTCAGCGATTGGGTCGGGCGGTCACTTGGTGTCCTGACGCTGACGCCTTACGATGTCTGGCGCCGGTCCCATGCGATCCATCACAGCCATGCGGGTGATCTGGCGCACCGGGGTCTTGGCGACATCATGACCCTGACGGTCGAGGAATATCACCAGCGCAGCCGGTTCGGCCGGTTTCTGTATCGCGCCTACCGCCATCCGATTGTGATGTTCGGGATCGGGCCGAGCTACATTTTCCTCCTGCAAAACCGCGTGCCCAAGGGGTTCATGGACCAGGGCCGCAGCTATTGGATTTCCGCGATGGGCACCAATGCGTCGATCCTGTTGATCATGTCGGTGATCGTCTATTTCGGCGGCTGGGCCGCGCTGTTTCTGGTCATGCTGCCGTCATCGCTGGTGGCGGCGTCTATCGGCGTCTGGCTGTTCTATGTGCAGCACCAGTTTGAGCAGACCCATTGGGACGAACATGACGATTGGCAGTTGCACGAAGCGGCGCTGCACGGCAGTTCACACTATGACCTGCCACTGATCCTGCGCTGGTTTTCCGCCAATATCGGCATCCACCATGTGCATCATCTGTATAGCCGTATTCCGTTCTATCGTTTGAACGAGGTGTTGCGCGATCATGAAGAGCTGGTGGATTGCAGCCGCATGACCCTGCTGGAAAGCTTCAAATGCGCCCAGCTGGACTTGTGGGACAGCGCCAACCGGCGGCTTGTATCCTTTAAGGCGGCACGCGCGCTCGCCCACGCTTAA
- a CDS encoding DUF3833 family protein produces MSLAAILIGAALVLIGLIAKSRYVSFWAQKPNDYADGPTFNIRDTFQGPIECEGIIYGPFGRVTSRFVAHFDAQWDGNVCTMKEVFHYDSGNVQDRVWTLTLGNDGRIKAEAPDVIGAGSGQQNGSAVLLNYRIKLAEEAGGHVLDTTDWMYLMSNGTVMNRSQFRKFGIKVAELVATMRPAHARAVAGE; encoded by the coding sequence ATGTCACTCGCTGCAATTCTGATCGGGGCCGCCTTGGTTTTGATCGGGCTAATCGCCAAGTCCCGCTATGTGTCCTTCTGGGCGCAGAAACCGAACGACTATGCCGATGGCCCTACCTTCAACATCCGCGACACCTTTCAGGGCCCGATTGAATGCGAAGGTATCATTTATGGTCCATTTGGCCGCGTCACGTCACGGTTTGTTGCGCATTTCGATGCGCAATGGGATGGCAATGTCTGCACCATGAAAGAGGTGTTTCATTACGATAGCGGCAATGTCCAAGACCGGGTCTGGACCCTGACGCTGGGCAATGACGGTCGCATCAAGGCTGAGGCGCCCGATGTGATTGGTGCGGGATCGGGCCAGCAAAACGGCTCTGCGGTGCTGCTGAATTACCGGATCAAATTGGCCGAAGAGGCGGGCGGTCACGTTCTGGATACCACAGACTGGATGTATCTGATGTCGAACGGCACCGTGATGAACCGCAGCCAGTTCCGCAAATTCGGGATCAAGGTGGCCGAGCTTGTCGCCACCATGCGCCCGGCGCATGCGCGCGCCGTGGCGGGCGAATAA
- a CDS encoding DUF1365 domain-containing protein, translating to MSTVQHINGETYHGRRGAVKNAFRYSIDYVLLDAEADLQTPKLFARNRAALMSLQDSDHGGAPKQGMGAAWVRDILQAHQITLSGRIELLAQPRLLGHVFNPVSFWLCHDDDGVLRCVIAEVTNTFGDRHSYLCAHDDLRPITKDETLAAQKIMHVSPFQPIEGGYVFRFDISEQNIHIIIDYSRGNGGVIATLKGPRAPLTDTGILRAALRRPFGSRRVLTLIHWQAIKLWWKGATFRSQPTPPSEEVTR from the coding sequence GTGAGCACTGTACAGCACATCAATGGAGAGACCTATCACGGTCGGCGCGGGGCGGTGAAAAACGCCTTTCGCTATTCCATAGACTATGTGCTGCTGGACGCAGAAGCTGATTTGCAAACGCCCAAGCTGTTTGCCCGCAACCGTGCCGCGCTGATGTCGCTGCAAGACAGCGATCACGGTGGCGCGCCAAAGCAAGGCATGGGGGCGGCTTGGGTGCGCGATATCTTGCAGGCGCATCAGATTACCCTGTCGGGGCGGATCGAATTGCTCGCGCAGCCGCGTCTGCTGGGCCATGTGTTCAACCCGGTCAGCTTTTGGCTGTGCCATGACGATGACGGCGTCTTGCGCTGCGTGATTGCAGAGGTGACCAATACCTTTGGTGACCGCCACAGTTATCTGTGTGCCCATGACGACCTGCGCCCGATCACGAAGGATGAAACACTCGCTGCGCAGAAAATCATGCATGTTTCGCCGTTTCAGCCGATTGAAGGCGGATATGTGTTCAGATTTGATATTTCGGAACAGAATATTCACATCATCATCGACTATAGCCGCGGCAATGGCGGGGTTATTGCCACGCTCAAAGGTCCACGTGCGCCGCTGACCGACACCGGTATCCTGCGCGCTGCCTTGCGCCGCCCGTTTGGATCGCGCCGGGTGCTGACGCTGATCCATTGGCAAGCGATCAAGCTGTGGTGGAAGGGCGCGACTTTCCGCAGTCAGCCCACACCCCCCAGCGAAGAGGTCACAAGGTGA
- a CDS encoding ChrR family anti-sigma-E factor, whose product MTQIKHHLTDALLMGYAAGTLPEAFNLVVATHISMCDTCRAALAEFEAVGGEVMMATDAASLAEDSLTATLDKIANAPAAPKVPARKKGIFPSPLQSYVNGDLDAVKWRKIGGGVSQAVLPTSEGATVRLLHIPAGTAVPDHGHRGTELTLVLQGAFVDETDRFGAGDVEVANEDLHHTPVAEAGMDCICLAATDAPLKFNGLMPRIFQRFVGI is encoded by the coding sequence ATGACACAGATTAAACACCACCTGACCGACGCCCTGCTGATGGGCTATGCCGCTGGCACCCTGCCTGAGGCGTTCAACCTTGTCGTCGCCACGCACATCAGTATGTGCGACACCTGCCGCGCAGCGCTTGCCGAATTCGAGGCGGTGGGCGGCGAGGTGATGATGGCCACCGATGCCGCATCGCTGGCAGAGGACAGCCTGACCGCGACTCTCGACAAGATCGCCAATGCGCCCGCAGCGCCCAAGGTGCCGGCGCGCAAAAAGGGCATCTTTCCTTCACCGCTGCAAAGCTATGTGAACGGTGATCTGGACGCGGTGAAATGGCGCAAGATTGGCGGAGGCGTCAGTCAAGCTGTATTGCCGACCTCTGAAGGGGCCACCGTGCGCTTGCTGCACATTCCCGCGGGCACCGCCGTGCCGGACCACGGCCATCGCGGCACAGAGCTGACGCTGGTGTTGCAAGGCGCATTTGTGGATGAAACTGATCGCTTTGGCGCAGGTGACGTCGAGGTCGCAAACGAAGACCTGCATCACACCCCCGTGGCCGAGGCGGGCATGGATTGCATCTGTCTGGCGGCCACCGATGCGCCGCTAAAATTCAATGGGCTGATGCCCCGCATTTTTCAGCGTTTCGTCGGGATCTAG
- a CDS encoding SDR family NAD(P)-dependent oxidoreductase: MQSWQGKRYWLVGASEGLGRAVAHVMSRAGAELIVSARSEDRLAELVAELPGTASCVTVDVADMDSVRAAAEKVGQIDGVVYLAGVYWPMKAQEWDNDKAEMMAQVNYLGASRVVGEVIPQMVERGAGHIVLTGSLSGFRGLPGAIGYSASKAGLMALAESMQADLRTHPIKVQVINPGFIKTRLTDKNDFNMPFIMTPEDAANEVFDHMNDDAFKKSFPMVFSWLFRLSQFMPDWMYYRIFGAR, encoded by the coding sequence GTGCAAAGCTGGCAAGGAAAGCGCTACTGGCTGGTCGGCGCAAGCGAAGGATTGGGCCGCGCTGTGGCCCATGTGATGTCGCGCGCCGGGGCAGAGCTGATCGTCTCCGCCCGGTCAGAGGACCGGCTGGCCGAACTGGTCGCAGAACTCCCCGGTACTGCGTCATGTGTGACCGTGGATGTGGCCGACATGGACAGCGTGCGCGCAGCCGCCGAGAAGGTCGGCCAGATCGACGGCGTGGTTTATCTGGCGGGCGTCTACTGGCCGATGAAGGCGCAAGAATGGGATAACGACAAGGCCGAGATGATGGCGCAGGTCAACTATCTTGGCGCATCTCGCGTGGTGGGTGAGGTCATCCCGCAGATGGTCGAACGGGGTGCGGGGCACATCGTTCTGACCGGTTCACTTTCGGGGTTCCGTGGGCTGCCGGGGGCGATTGGCTATTCCGCGTCCAAGGCCGGGCTAATGGCGCTGGCGGAATCCATGCAGGCCGATCTGCGCACCCACCCGATCAAGGTGCAGGTGATCAATCCCGGCTTCATCAAGACCCGGCTGACCGACAAGAACGATTTCAACATGCCGTTCATCATGACGCCCGAGGATGCCGCCAACGAGGTCTTTGACCACATGAACGATGACGCCTTCAAAAAGTCGTTCCCGATGGTGTTCTCGTGGCTTTTCCGCCTGTCGCAATTCATGCCTGACTGGATGTACTACCGGATCTTTGGCGCGCGCTGA